Proteins from a genomic interval of Sporolactobacillus sp. Y61:
- a CDS encoding ribonuclease J, with product MSHSKQDSVRIYAMGGVGELGSNMTVIEVNHDLFIIDAGLMHPHEDMLGVDTVIPDISYLDTKRDLIRAVLLTHGHQANIGGLPYLLNDIHAPVYGTELTLALVRETMRDAGEKYRKDQFVTIDPDKDLKIGHTRFSFFRTYHSVPDSIGIAVHTAQGIILHTGDYKFDFTPVGRIRTDVSKLSDFGEEGVLCLLSDSKHAEIPGTAPSDSVIGDQFSHIFYSLEGRVIVAIHATNLHRIQQFIDVCVMHGKKIAIDGEYLNRIISIAVRKGYLKIPHHIILSWDKAMKYPNNKLAILTSGADGDPLTSLTSMANHMHKKLKLEKDDLIIYSASQTPSNEKAVTNAIDRLMSEGAQVIFGSSVHVSGHGSQEDIKLMLQLTHPKYLVPVDGEFKMMTTHQKIAESMGMPSKNIYLLDKGDVLEFIGGEAKQTESVPAGQLLVDGLGVGDVGNIVLRDRRLLSQDGTVVIVVTLGRKTKKILAGPEIITRGFVYVRESEDLLDQANQIVDEVLSKALTQHVSEWSSLKSGIRDALSRYFFDKTKRRPMILPIIMEF from the coding sequence TTGTCACATTCTAAGCAGGACAGTGTGAGAATTTACGCAATGGGCGGCGTTGGTGAACTGGGAAGTAATATGACAGTCATTGAAGTGAATCATGATTTATTTATTATTGATGCAGGTCTGATGCATCCGCACGAAGATATGCTTGGTGTGGATACGGTGATTCCGGATATATCTTATCTGGATACGAAACGTGATCTTATCCGTGCAGTTCTTCTGACACATGGCCATCAGGCCAACATCGGTGGCCTTCCTTATCTTCTGAACGATATTCATGCACCGGTTTACGGAACAGAACTGACTCTCGCCTTAGTGAGAGAGACGATGAGAGATGCTGGAGAAAAATATCGTAAAGACCAGTTTGTCACCATTGATCCTGATAAGGATCTGAAAATTGGTCATACACGTTTCTCTTTCTTTCGAACGTACCACAGTGTTCCGGATTCGATTGGTATTGCGGTGCATACTGCTCAGGGCATTATACTTCATACGGGTGATTATAAATTCGACTTTACACCTGTCGGTCGTATACGGACTGATGTCAGTAAACTTTCAGATTTTGGTGAGGAGGGTGTCCTGTGCCTGCTTTCCGACAGCAAGCATGCGGAAATACCAGGCACGGCACCTTCTGATTCCGTTATCGGAGATCAGTTCAGCCATATTTTTTATTCATTGGAAGGCCGGGTCATCGTGGCCATTCATGCGACAAATTTACATCGCATTCAGCAATTTATAGATGTGTGTGTCATGCATGGAAAGAAAATAGCCATTGATGGAGAATATTTGAACAGAATCATTTCGATAGCTGTAAGAAAGGGCTATCTTAAGATCCCGCATCATATTATTTTGTCCTGGGATAAAGCAATGAAATACCCGAACAATAAACTTGCGATCCTGACCAGCGGGGCTGATGGAGATCCACTGACATCATTAACCAGCATGGCTAATCATATGCATAAAAAATTAAAGCTTGAAAAAGACGATCTGATTATTTATTCTGCCTCACAAACCCCAAGTAATGAAAAGGCTGTAACCAATGCGATCGATCGACTGATGAGTGAAGGCGCACAGGTGATCTTCGGCAGCAGCGTTCATGTTTCCGGACATGGGTCACAGGAAGACATTAAGCTTATGCTTCAGCTGACACATCCAAAATATCTGGTTCCGGTTGATGGAGAGTTTAAAATGATGACAACTCACCAGAAAATTGCCGAGTCAATGGGTATGCCTTCAAAGAACATCTATTTACTGGATAAAGGGGATGTGCTGGAGTTCATCGGTGGGGAAGCGAAGCAGACGGAATCCGTTCCAGCCGGCCAGCTTCTTGTCGACGGTCTCGGTGTTGGCGATGTAGGGAATATCGTTCTGCGCGACCGGCGCTTGCTGTCACAGGATGGTACGGTAGTCATTGTCGTTACACTCGGACGCAAGACGAAAAAGATTCTTGCAGGACCGGAAATCATTACCCGCGGATTTGTATATGTCAGAGAATCAGAAGATTTGCTGGATCAGGCTAATCAAATTGTTGATGAAGTGCTTTCAAAAGCACTGACACAGCATGTTTCTGAGTGGTCATCGCTTAAAAGCGGAATTCGAGATGCATTGAGTCGTTACTTTTTTGATAAAACCAAACGCCGTCCAATGATATTGCCAATTATCATGGAATTCTAA